The Deltaproteobacteria bacterium region CTGGAAATTCAGGAACGGAGCTAAGTATGGCTCGAGGATGAAGGTAGTCGATCTTATGTGGCCCCTGAAGGGATTGACTGCGATAAAATAATGCCATTTTTGATCGCATTCGGTCGGGCAGAATCGAGAGGACGTCGTCGATCGACTTTATCTGGCAGGTCTTGTTGCGGATGATCGCCGCAAGTTCATGCAGCGTAAAGGATTTGTCCGAGGAGGCCCGGCACACTGAGTTCGCATCGGCGGCAGGTACGATGGTCACCACTGTCAACAAAGCCAACAGCGAGACGAAAAAGGGCAATCGAGGGGGTGCCATCATTCACTCCATTGGTACTGGACCAAAGATTTATCCAAATTAAATTCGCATCGATATCCAGAGCAAATTGCCAGCCGCGCCGGTCATATTGATTTGGATTTGCCCGACGCTTTTAAACGCTTTCTCTCTTCGTTTGAGTTAGTTCAAATGATGGACCCAGAGCATCCCTTTGCTCATCTCAGAGGTGGGATGCTTTGGGTCCACGGTGTTCAGCTCAAACCGTTGAAATTACTGGTTTCTAAAATCCGGGACGCGCATCTCTGCTCCTGACCACCCGCCCTCCACGAATAAGGGCAGGTGGTCAGGAGCAGAGATGCGGATGGGAAATGGAAGTCAGAGTTCTAGGGAGGAAAGAACTGGAGTTTGGAGTGGAGTTGGAAATTGAAAGTTTACGGTTTCTTTTTGTAGAGATAGTCGGGTGAAGGAGAAAGCGATAGCGATGAGTTCGAAGAAAATACTGAGTTCTGTTTTACAGTAGATCGTGTTGCCGTGTGATTTGTTAGATCAGCATCGAGCATTTTCGTAACCTTTGAAAAGAGCCGTCGACAGTGTCCGGGTAGCCCATCGAGTAACTCTGCGCACATCAAAATAGCCAGGAATGACCAGCTTTACTAGGTCCATAAATGGCATATTGACATTACGACATATATGTCGTAAGATGGATTTGTGGAATTAATTGATTTCCAGGGCCGAAAAATAGTGTTGTCAGATGAGTCTTGGCTGCACATCAAGGAGGATCACCCTGAGATTTCAATCGACGAAATTGAGAACGCGCTTTTGAATCCTGACGAAGTACGCGCGAGCAACAGTAATTCGAAAGTTGAAATTTACTACGCGATCAAGACGGTAAGCCCAAAGACTCGTTTTCGATGCGTGGTCGTTAAGATACTGGATGCCGGGTGTTTTGTTTCCACGGCGATGACCACTAGTAAGATGAAAAGCGGGAAGACCATTTTTCAGAAGAGGCAAGGAACATAAAATGAAAATCACATATGATCGAGACATCGACTACATGGAAATCTTCTTTAGCAAAGAAGCGAACTACGGTGACGAGCTCAGTGATAACATTATGGTTTTCAAATCGGAAAAGACCGATAAGACGATCGGCTACGCTTTCGAAGCCGCAAGCGAAACTGTCTTTAATGCTGACTTTCTACATTTAACGACGAAACTCGCGGCACTTCTTAAGATCGTTCGAACTGTTGAGGACCTGACGCAGGAAGAGGCCGCAAAGAGAATCGGCGACATTACCTTGCGCCATTATCAACGCCTCGAGGCCGGCGAAGATACCACTCTCGAAATGCTCGAAAGAATCACCGCAGCGTTTCCAAAGCAAGACTTCTCAAAAATGCTCCGGAAGGGCGCTTGAGATTGTCGAAGTCACCAAAGAAAAAGCGAGTGAAACCATGAAAAATCTGATTGTTTCGATTGAGACTTTGCCTTCTTCTTGAAGAGAGTCCATTTTGAACTTGTCTTGGCTCGCAGAAAGTCCAAGCAAGGGAGCAGGAAAAATGAAATTTTTCATGAAGCACGGTTGCAAGGCATATAAAGTCGTTTCGGTCCTGTTGCCACTCGTGTTGGCGGGCTGCGCGATCGGCAAAAAATCTAATGAATCAATATCGGCCGGAAAACTGAGACCTATTTTTTATGAGGTTTCGAAAAACGGTAAAAAAATAGGAACTCTTTTTGGTACGATTCATTTAGGGGTTAACGCCGACGACCTTCCTAGTTCGTTTTTTGCCACCTTCGATGAATCCGATCATTTTGTAGCGGAGATTGATCCAGAGAGTCTGAAGGGCGATCAGAAGTCTACGCTCTTTGAGAGTTTTGGTAGAGGTAAGATTCGCAGTGGTATGTCCGAGATTAGTAGCGACACACAGAAATCGCTTCGTAAATATTTTCAATCCTTTCATGCTGAATACGGCAGTGGTCAGGGTGCTGCTGACCTTGAATTCCTGGAGAAATTAGACCTCAGCGGGTTGGTTGGCTATACGAATATGGTCTACCAAGCAAAAGGCCAAGTAGAGGTGGTGAATCGTCTTCAGAGTTCGCGTCACCTCAAAAAGTTTCTCGACTTTGATTTAGTTGACCGCGCCAAGCAGTTGAAAATGACGACGACTTATCTGGATGCACCTTTAATGGAACTCCTGCGTCAATGCGCGAGCCGGGAATCTTCCGTCCGCTTTCTTTCAAAGGTCGCTTCGGCAGAAAGACCCGAGGTTGAGTACGCAGATGTATACATCGATTTAGTTTCTGCCTATCGACGAGGTGAAAAAGACTATACTAGATATTATGACTCTACTGATCAGCAGCTAAAATGCTTAATCGACAAGCGCAATGTCCTATGGAAAACGTCAATTGTCGGAGCGTTTCGCGCTTATGAGAACACTTTCGTTGCGGTCGGACGTTTGCACCTAGATGTTGGACCCGAGTCGCTCGTATCGTTGCTTCAGTCCGATGGGTACTCCGTTGAGGTAAAACAATTCGATTGAATCTCGGCAGGTCGGGTCTATTTGGAGTGCAAACGACAAAGGCTTCGACGCGCCTGATCTAATTCAAAAAAAGACAATTTCATTGGTCGTTTAAGTTTGTTGAACCTGGGGACCTTTGGAGTGATCCGAAGAGTCCAATGAGGTCCGCAGAGGTCCAGGGTTCAATTCCGTGAAAAACCCAAGCGCCACTCGCGAAAATCTCGCACGCATTTTGTGCTTTTCTCTTTAAAAAATCTCAGGCAATCGGTTCGAGAAGTTTACGCTCGAACGAATTGTCGTGAGGTGGTAGGAATGAAATTCGGAAACGAAAAGCACTTGAAGCTATTGAAAAGTCCTGCGGTCGTCGATGAAAAAGCGTTTGATGAGATTCTCACGCAAACATTCAAAGAAGATGAGCAGGGGGCGAAAGCAGAGCAAGTGCCCACGTCGATCTTTGAAAATCGAAAGAGGTGGATAAAAGCGCAGGATGTGGCGCGTGAACTCGGGATTTCTGTGCGCACAGTTTATGACTGGCACCATAGACCTCACCGACGAAACACGCCGCCTGGGCTTTTTAATAAGTTTAATGGTCATTTATTTCTTAGTACCGAAGCACTGAATCTCTGGATGACTCAACAGGCAACACGTCGAAGACGTTAAGCCAGAAGAGTGAGTATCTATGGGAATATCAAAACTGAAAATCGCCAATGGCGAAACAAAATGGCAGGTTCGAGTTTGGGAGAACGGCCGCGGAAGTCGTCGCATCAATCGAAGGTTTGATCGACGAACGGATGCGGAAGCGTTTCTCTTGCAGTTCGAATCTAAGATCGAGGAAGAAAGAAAAAGTCCATTTAAGGGCTGTTCGTTTGAAGATCGAACTTTTCGTGACGAAGCCGCCAACTGGTTAAGAGACGGAGAGCTTCGCTTTTCACCCTCGCACTTGGTGCGGGTGAAGGGTGTACTTAAAGAAATCTTACCGCGATTCGGCGATCTAACGATGGACAAGTTCACGCCGGAATTTCTTGCGAAGTATCAGCAGGAAGAAAAAGCTCGGGGTCTTGAGAATGCTTCCGTTAATCGCAAGACCGAAGTCTTTACTACGATCTTAAACTTTGCGGTGAAGCAAAGGCGGATTCCGTTTAATCCGGCGAATGGATTTCGGAAGTTGCGAAAGTCGACGACCGAGATGGAATTCTGGGATCAAGATGAAGCGGCGGCATTTCTTACCTTCGCTAATATGACTTATCCTAAGGACTCCACGGATCGTTGGGTTTATGTGGTTTATCTTTTGGCGCTGAACACCGCGATGCGGGCTGGTGAAATCTGGGGACTAAGGCCTTCGGATCTGTCGCGCGATGGTCGGTCGATCCAAGTCAGGCGCCAGTTCAATCGGGTAACGCTCGAGATGGCTCCGACGAAATCAAAGAAGTCGAGGCTTGCTCCGCTAAACGATGAACTTCGCGAAGAGCTTGAGCACTTAATACAAGCGAAGTCGATCGAGGCTGACGAGACGATCTTCATGAACGAACTTCGAAACCCTGTCTGTCACGAAAACTTCGTGAAGAGGCAGTTCTTAGTCGACGTGAAAGCTTGGGGCGGACGATCGATTCGGTTCCACGACCTAAGGCACTCGGCGACGACAATGATGATTGCCGGAGGCATCGATCTGAAAACGGTGAAAGAGATCTGCGGCCATGCCGACATCGCAACAACGATGACGTACGTGCACCTGATCTCTGGCGCCGTCGAGCGCGTCGCGCAGGTGTTTTCTGTCACTCGCAACGTTCAGCAGCCGCAGTTGCTGATCGCAAACGCGAGGGACGTCACCGAGGTGAAAGCAGAGACGAAAACTGAGATGCAAAACGAGACGAAAGATGACGTGACCGAAGAGCCCTCGTTAAGGGCGACGGGCCTAACGAAAGGTGGTGAACCGATTTAAAAGTCGAGTGAACTGAAGCCGAAAGTGGATCGCAACTGCGACGGAAGACGACCGAGTTTGTTTTCTGGTGGACCATCGGTGGACCATCGGAGCGAAAAAATGGAAACGAAGTTTCGAGATCGAAACCAATTTGCCTAGTGTTTTTAAGTAGTTAAATTGGTTGCGGGGAGAGGATTTGAACCTCTGACCTTCGGGTTATGAGCCCGACGAGCTACCAGGCTGCTCCACCCCGCGACAGAAGTGATCCCTGAAAGAGGGCTGAGAGTATGCCCCACCGCATGGCTCGTCAATGAGTATCACTTAAACCCCACTTGATTTGCCAAAATGGGCATTATTGGAGCAGCAAGGCTAGAGTTACTGCTGAAAAAGGGAGCGGAAACAGCCTCAAATTCAATTAGCTGAATTGTGACGGTCGGTGTTTAATTGCGAAGTGCAAGTGATGAATGAAGCTAAAGCGCCAGAATTTGATGCGATCGGACTTCCTGCGGACAAGTCCGCATTCATTCATCTTTGCTGGCTCTTGCACAATCAATGTAATCATCGCTGCTCTTACTGTTCTGAAATCAACTGGGGCGGAACCTTTCGCGACCTTGATTTGAAGCAAGCAAAAAATTTCGTGGAGAAAGCGATTCAGCACTTCGCTGGGCGTCGGTTGATGGTGTCTTTCACGGGTGGCGAGCCGACTCTTTGGCCCGAATTTGGAGTGTTTGTCGACTGGTTAAAGTCGAAGAACGCCATCATCGCAATGACAACCAACGGAACTCGGCATCGAACGTTTTTTCAAGAGCATGCTAAGAGTTTCAGTTGGATCAGTTTTAGCTATCACCCGGAATTCACTCGCGCTGATCGATTTCTAGAAAATGTGATCGAAGTTTCGCGACACTGTCCGGTGAGTATTCGAATCATGTTTCCGCCGTCAGAAATCGAATTTAAGAAATCAAAAGAGTTTTTAGATCTCGTCAAAAAATATGAGGCAGACGGCCGTTTTCCTAGCTTTGTCCGCTGCGAAGCTGTGCCGATTGCCAATGGATTTGGGACAGAGTTCACGGCACCGGCTGCTTATTCCAACGATCAAGAGCGCGTTTTGAACGAATCCAATTTTTGTATCCATCCTGATAGAGATCCAATCAAGGAGGGTCATGTGCCGATAGGTGATCTGCTAGCGTTTAAAGTCGAGCAATCGTTAAACGGTAGTTCCTTCGACGCTCACGAACTGATTTCCACGGGTAGAGCAAATTTCGAGAACTGGCTATGTGATATTGGACTTGAACAGCTATTTATTGATCACCGGGGTCAGGTTCTTAGGGCGGGCTGCCGGGTTGGCGGACCTGTCGGCTGGTTAAAACAAGGTTTTTTTGACTTCCCGGCAGAGCCAGTGCTTTGCCCTAAAACCTATTGTCATTGCATCACCGATGTTTTGACTTCAAAACGGTCACCCGCCTGGCAGAAAGCGAATTCCGGCGAAGTAGTAGGCTCGTTGTCACGACTGTGGTTTCTAATCGTCAAAACAAAATTTCGTTTTTTCAACTGGATGACCCAAACCGCATTTAAAATCGACGAGGAAAATAAATCCCAAGTCTTCACAGTCTCGTGGATCCGCAAGCTATTGTTTCAATTTAAGCGGCACTTCTTTTTAGCTGCCCGATTTGTCCTGTTTGAAGTTTTCTACAATGGTGGCATTCGGTTTTTCTGGTCGCGACCTGTGCGAAAGCCATATTATTTTTTGCGATTTCAATTTCGTAAGCGAATTCTGGGAAAGACCAATATTTAAATATTTGTTGTAAGTGCGCTTGCTGCAACCCAACCAGCTAATACCCACATTGCTAAGAACAAGCTCCAGATCGCGATTCTGCGTTTAAAGAAGCGATTGCCTAGGAACAGCCCGAGCGCGAGTTTTGAGACCAGTGAGGCGATAAGTCCTATCGAAATCAAGCTTCGCAACATCGCGTGATCAATGGCTCTATGCTCTTCGAGCTGTAAATTGGCAATAATCGACCCGTGGACTTCGAAAAGTGAAACCAAAAATGTAAGTGTGGACAGGCCATTTTGGCCAAACTCTTGCTGAAGAAACTTGGAAACCGCAATGATGGCGATAATAAACAGACTGAGCTTGGCGATTCCCAATAAGTCTGAGAGTGGATCTCGATGATTAGGAATGGTGCCTAACACGCGGACTTTGCGAGAGCGAAACACGGTTAACAGCGCAGCGCCAATGATTGGTAGGCCGATCAAAAGAGCCACGTCGAGAAGGTGGCCAGTGGAACCGATGATAGCAAGTGCGAGCGCTAAAACCATCTGTGCCAAAATCGAACCGAGAAAAGAAAGTGTCGCTACACGATTTTCGTCGTCGGTTAAATTGTGACTATTTCGTGCAATTTGCGCCGTAACGGCCGTGCTTGAAAAAACTCCGCCGACGAAACCAGAGAGAAATGATCCCGCGCGACTACCTAAAGCTTGGCTCAATATGCCACCGAGGGTTTGAATCGTAATCAAAACCAAAACTAGTAGTGTGACTTTTCTAGGTGAAAAAAGGCCCCAAGGATCGATCGGCTCGGACGGCAGAAGAACCGTAATCACGGCAAGCCAAAAGATCACGAAGAATGCTTTCACCCAGCGCCCGTAAGACGCCGGAATCAGTCCAAGAAGCTTTCCTTTTTTTCCGCTTTTCACAATTTCACTTCGTTGCCGAAGCGGGCGCCCATGTCAAAGTTTGCGGGTTCCCTTTTTTGCCAGGTGCAACTGACCAATGATGAGCGCAGTTTTTCGAGCATGTTTCAGCTTGTTCAATGGCTTTTTCGTTGTAGCAATCGTCGCAAAGCACAGCAGGAGAATCGCATCTTACGCAGAAGATAGAATGATCGGCTGGCTGACCGCAATGTGGGCAGGCGGAAAACTTTTTGCTGGCGCGGCCATCGCCGTCTACGGCAATCCGATTGT contains the following coding sequences:
- a CDS encoding helix-turn-helix domain-containing protein, producing MKITYDRDIDYMEIFFSKEANYGDELSDNIMVFKSEKTDKTIGYAFEAASETVFNADFLHLTTKLAALLKIVRTVEDLTQEEAAKRIGDITLRHYQRLEAGEDTTLEMLERITAAFPKQDFSKMLRKGA
- a CDS encoding tyrosine-type recombinase/integrase codes for the protein MGISKLKIANGETKWQVRVWENGRGSRRINRRFDRRTDAEAFLLQFESKIEEERKSPFKGCSFEDRTFRDEAANWLRDGELRFSPSHLVRVKGVLKEILPRFGDLTMDKFTPEFLAKYQQEEKARGLENASVNRKTEVFTTILNFAVKQRRIPFNPANGFRKLRKSTTEMEFWDQDEAAAFLTFANMTYPKDSTDRWVYVVYLLALNTAMRAGEIWGLRPSDLSRDGRSIQVRRQFNRVTLEMAPTKSKKSRLAPLNDELREELEHLIQAKSIEADETIFMNELRNPVCHENFVKRQFLVDVKAWGGRSIRFHDLRHSATTMMIAGGIDLKTVKEICGHADIATTMTYVHLISGAVERVAQVFSVTRNVQQPQLLIANARDVTEVKAETKTEMQNETKDDVTEEPSLRATGLTKGGEPI
- a CDS encoding DUF4010 domain-containing protein, producing the protein MKSGKKGKLLGLIPASYGRWVKAFFVIFWLAVITVLLPSEPIDPWGLFSPRKVTLLVLVLITIQTLGGILSQALGSRAGSFLSGFVGGVFSSTAVTAQIARNSHNLTDDENRVATLSFLGSILAQMVLALALAIIGSTGHLLDVALLIGLPIIGAALLTVFRSRKVRVLGTIPNHRDPLSDLLGIAKLSLFIIAIIAVSKFLQQEFGQNGLSTLTFLVSLFEVHGSIIANLQLEEHRAIDHAMLRSLISIGLIASLVSKLALGLFLGNRFFKRRIAIWSLFLAMWVLAGWVAASALTTNI
- a CDS encoding radical SAM protein; this encodes MNEAKAPEFDAIGLPADKSAFIHLCWLLHNQCNHRCSYCSEINWGGTFRDLDLKQAKNFVEKAIQHFAGRRLMVSFTGGEPTLWPEFGVFVDWLKSKNAIIAMTTNGTRHRTFFQEHAKSFSWISFSYHPEFTRADRFLENVIEVSRHCPVSIRIMFPPSEIEFKKSKEFLDLVKKYEADGRFPSFVRCEAVPIANGFGTEFTAPAAYSNDQERVLNESNFCIHPDRDPIKEGHVPIGDLLAFKVEQSLNGSSFDAHELISTGRANFENWLCDIGLEQLFIDHRGQVLRAGCRVGGPVGWLKQGFFDFPAEPVLCPKTYCHCITDVLTSKRSPAWQKANSGEVVGSLSRLWFLIVKTKFRFFNWMTQTAFKIDEENKSQVFTVSWIRKLLFQFKRHFFLAARFVLFEVFYNGGIRFFWSRPVRKPYYFLRFQFRKRILGKTNI
- a CDS encoding TraB/GumN family protein, with the protein product MKFFMKHGCKAYKVVSVLLPLVLAGCAIGKKSNESISAGKLRPIFYEVSKNGKKIGTLFGTIHLGVNADDLPSSFFATFDESDHFVAEIDPESLKGDQKSTLFESFGRGKIRSGMSEISSDTQKSLRKYFQSFHAEYGSGQGAADLEFLEKLDLSGLVGYTNMVYQAKGQVEVVNRLQSSRHLKKFLDFDLVDRAKQLKMTTTYLDAPLMELLRQCASRESSVRFLSKVASAERPEVEYADVYIDLVSAYRRGEKDYTRYYDSTDQQLKCLIDKRNVLWKTSIVGAFRAYENTFVAVGRLHLDVGPESLVSLLQSDGYSVEVKQFD
- a CDS encoding helix-turn-helix domain-containing protein, with the translated sequence MKFGNEKHLKLLKSPAVVDEKAFDEILTQTFKEDEQGAKAEQVPTSIFENRKRWIKAQDVARELGISVRTVYDWHHRPHRRNTPPGLFNKFNGHLFLSTEALNLWMTQQATRRRR